A genomic window from Algoriphagus sp. Y33 includes:
- a CDS encoding nucleotidyl transferase AbiEii/AbiGii toxin family protein, giving the protein MNLHENPSLFREAVRFTAEQMGILDIYVEKDYWVTKALSLIFSDSIGTEVVFKGGTALSKCYGLIERFSEDIDLVVLSREGESGSKLKGKLKAIYNVVERVMPEVEIVGVTNKLGMIRKTAHEYPMIFSGKFGQVRDKVILESSTLGHYEPFHEKTIKSFIYNMMRSTNQNELATQYNLEPFTVQVLDVKRTVCEKILSLVRFSHSENPIADLKMKIRHLYDLHRILGEENIRAFIMSSDFEVMINRVGQDDVIGYRSNNSWLNLHPKEALIFADLDGVWKELEPTYSKGFSGLVYGDFPLPQDVLSSMKILADRLGEIIWEVKVD; this is encoded by the coding sequence ATGAATCTTCATGAAAACCCGTCATTATTCCGAGAGGCTGTTCGGTTTACAGCAGAGCAAATGGGGATATTGGATATCTATGTGGAAAAAGACTATTGGGTGACTAAAGCACTGAGCCTTATTTTTTCTGATTCCATCGGAACAGAAGTGGTTTTTAAGGGAGGGACTGCACTTTCAAAATGTTATGGGTTGATAGAGCGATTCTCTGAGGATATAGATTTGGTGGTTCTTTCTAGAGAAGGGGAGTCGGGCAGTAAGTTGAAGGGCAAATTGAAAGCTATTTATAATGTTGTGGAGAGGGTAATGCCTGAAGTTGAGATTGTGGGAGTAACCAATAAGCTGGGAATGATCAGAAAGACCGCCCATGAATATCCGATGATTTTTTCAGGAAAATTTGGGCAGGTCAGAGACAAAGTGATTTTGGAGTCTTCTACCCTAGGGCACTATGAACCATTTCACGAGAAGACAATAAAATCTTTTATCTATAATATGATGAGGAGTACTAATCAAAATGAATTGGCTACTCAGTATAATTTGGAGCCATTTACTGTTCAAGTGCTGGATGTGAAAAGGACCGTGTGCGAAAAAATATTGAGTTTAGTCCGCTTTAGCCATTCCGAAAACCCCATAGCTGATCTGAAAATGAAGATCCGTCATCTTTATGATTTACATAGAATATTGGGGGAAGAAAATATCAGGGCTTTTATAATGTCCTCGGACTTTGAAGTGATGATTAATAGGGTAGGGCAGGACGATGTGATAGGATATAGAAGTAACAATTCTTGGCTGAATCTTCACCCTAAAGAAGCTTTGATTTTTGCGGATCTTGACGGAGTCTGGAAAGAATTGGAGCCTACTTACTCCAAAGGTTTTAGTGGATTGGTTTATGGAGACTTTCCATTACCACAGGATGTATTGTCTTCTATGAAAATTTTGGCTGATAGACTAGGCGAGATTATTTGGGAGGTTAAAGTAGATTGA
- a CDS encoding peroxiredoxin, whose translation MWKYKLSALVLMNMCLVACKQNPNNLLEDARLKLNAANYISYDQSAFYPNPMGTIDTLKASVVLKKNSSSFLGYDFLFQSNTTDDYFRNGEYRLVKKNEKIINIFPVEQADQMESSVRSGRNIQFSPMTFLNEDDWSYVNDTLQNTVRYSSFKRVETDTIIDGNEIYTALYIFINSKTKLMERFERRNFYRGELSQTVVYRYDDYSFGDDNMELTYTIPKDFVTVPFGQNDKDRITHNPGDSAPDFEGTDLNIRLIKKEDFQDKKLVLMFSVINCGYCKLAIENLTNEKFQLSESVSLVAIYPLDTKINVSRYMEIFDPSFPVIAEAKVIGENYGVFAFPTFFIINQSGEIDKVVQGYQKEFLESLRTNSLSNDTDR comes from the coding sequence ATGTGGAAGTATAAATTAAGTGCATTGGTTTTAATGAACATGTGTTTAGTTGCATGCAAGCAAAATCCAAATAATCTTTTGGAAGATGCCAGATTGAAGTTAAATGCTGCAAATTACATAAGTTATGATCAATCAGCTTTCTATCCTAATCCCATGGGGACTATTGATACCTTGAAAGCATCTGTTGTTCTTAAGAAAAATTCAAGCTCTTTCCTAGGGTATGACTTTTTGTTTCAGAGTAATACTACTGATGATTATTTTAGAAATGGTGAATACAGATTAGTAAAGAAAAATGAAAAAATCATAAATATTTTTCCTGTAGAGCAAGCTGACCAAATGGAATCGTCAGTCCGAAGTGGCAGGAATATCCAATTTTCCCCTATGACCTTTTTAAATGAGGATGATTGGAGTTATGTAAATGATACCCTTCAAAACACAGTGCGCTATTCTTCCTTTAAAAGAGTAGAAACAGATACCATCATTGATGGAAATGAGATTTATACAGCGCTGTACATCTTCATAAATTCAAAAACCAAGCTCATGGAAAGGTTTGAGCGTAGGAATTTTTACAGGGGGGAATTGTCTCAGACGGTTGTGTATCGCTACGATGATTATAGTTTCGGTGATGACAATATGGAGTTAACCTATACCATTCCCAAAGATTTTGTAACCGTGCCCTTTGGTCAAAATGACAAAGATAGAATTACTCATAATCCAGGCGATTCAGCTCCCGACTTTGAAGGGACTGATCTTAATATAAGATTGATTAAAAAAGAAGATTTTCAGGATAAAAAGCTTGTACTTATGTTTTCAGTAATCAATTGTGGCTATTGTAAACTGGCAATTGAAAATCTTACAAATGAAAAGTTTCAACTTTCAGAGAGTGTATCTCTTGTGGCTATATATCCCTTGGATACTAAAATAAACGTTTCCAGATATATGGAAATATTTGATCCATCATTTCCTGTTATAGCTGAGGCAAAGGTAATTGGGGAGAATTACGGCGTATTTGCCTTTCCTACATTTTTTATAATTAATCAATCAGGTGAAATTGATAAAGTAGTTCAAGGCTACCAAAAGGAGTTTTTAGAAAGTCTTCGAACTAACAGTCTGTCGAATGATACAGATAGGTGA
- a CDS encoding PD40 domain-containing protein, with product MKKFESFLLFFLSISTVSCSQFPDPSPGNYELFVSDRDQYPKFSPDGEHIAYYHQNSESPDAEDYPTGLYIIDNNGGNRRLVLRGTHLNPAWSPDGKWLVFSTSGVLQKCKIDGDSLITFKENDLSQYSSYFFPDWISSGTEILFDRAENIEGESNLLSIKEDFTGLSPIFGNIIVAGRDPELSPNGDRLVYTKASGDWNGWRIFAMDTTGDNDLMLTENNSDNRSPTWSPDGQMIAWSKNVRIHVMESDGNNQTPLSYGVYPSWSVQGEIVYSHANHDYSKEVLYLIGPDGSNRRQLTF from the coding sequence ATGAAAAAATTTGAGTCATTTCTTTTATTCTTTTTATCTATATCTACCGTTTCATGTAGCCAGTTTCCTGATCCCTCTCCTGGAAATTATGAATTGTTTGTCTCAGACAGGGATCAATACCCAAAATTTTCGCCTGATGGAGAGCATATCGCATATTACCATCAGAATAGCGAATCACCGGATGCTGAGGATTATCCTACCGGATTGTATATCATCGACAATAATGGGGGAAACAGAAGGTTGGTGCTTCGGGGAACACATCTTAATCCAGCTTGGTCTCCCGACGGTAAATGGCTGGTATTCTCCACATCAGGAGTGCTGCAGAAGTGTAAAATCGATGGTGACAGCCTTATAACATTTAAAGAGAATGATTTATCACAGTACTCTTCCTATTTCTTTCCGGATTGGATCTCCAGTGGAACCGAAATTCTTTTTGATAGGGCTGAAAATATAGAAGGTGAGAGTAATCTATTATCGATTAAAGAAGATTTTACAGGTTTGAGCCCAATATTTGGGAATATTATAGTGGCAGGTAGAGATCCGGAACTAAGCCCTAATGGCGATAGACTAGTTTATACAAAAGCTTCCGGAGATTGGAATGGCTGGAGAATTTTCGCGATGGATACGACAGGCGATAATGATTTAATGTTGACAGAAAACAACAGTGATAACCGAAGTCCTACCTGGTCTCCGGATGGCCAAATGATAGCTTGGAGTAAGAATGTCAGGATCCATGTTATGGAATCGGATGGAAACAATCAGACTCCATTATCATATGGGGTTTACCCAAGCTGGTCAGTTCAGGGCGAGATTGTCTATAGCCATGCAAATCATGATTATTCCAAGGAAGTACTTTATTTGATCGGTCCTGACGGAAGCAATAGGCGTCAGCTGACTTTTTGA
- a CDS encoding S8 family serine peptidase yields MKQSIKDSEKIVLKNWFKIRLSDQFSSDDLMAEMDKMESVIHTMLNSPIKLDFDATPNDSNFGSQWHLYNPSYPNFDIDAKQAWDINKGRNDVVVAVLDGGVDYNHGDLDPGNRSRVIQGIDTGDGDNDPLDNLPVVTDSYAGHGTKIAGVIGAITNNSNQVSGIMWNCKIMPVKMVRSGSIKIPHIVNWQWSTTAFPADVGAALDYAVMNDADIINLSYSFPDMGWPLSEVITRVPFVAQAIDNAYKNNVVITASMGNYYESNNSVRYPAGFEEQVIAVGATTQQGQKASFSNTGAHINLSAPGESILTTDRGGGTASPNDTSFSAPIVAGVAGLVISEAKDRGFNLTNDDVRNILELTATDVSAVGFDEDTGHGIVNARAALELIDQPNTVIHGESVGGTSVLNQALSQWVVTSGRWGIAAGTYFQVDRYKITKHVSFDIPFCDVPQVWMRDRQTRGRSYANPNNGRPFSIISNVTKEGFDVEYAAYYVRHNASGQTLNTWIPNAPAQTKLAYTAVGEPNPAAAAGPISGPDLLCSTGSYTLQNLPTGSSATWSVTPSGQFTGSTSGSGTTATLSPSGTAAAQATLTYAITTAWEMFR; encoded by the coding sequence TTGAAGCAAAGTATTAAAGACTCAGAAAAGATAGTATTGAAAAACTGGTTCAAAATTAGATTATCCGACCAATTTAGTTCTGATGATTTAATGGCAGAAATGGACAAAATGGAAAGCGTGATTCATACTATGCTAAATAGCCCTATCAAACTTGATTTTGACGCAACTCCCAATGATAGCAACTTCGGTAGCCAGTGGCACCTGTATAATCCTTCCTACCCCAATTTTGATATTGACGCAAAGCAGGCTTGGGATATTAACAAAGGAAGAAATGATGTGGTTGTAGCTGTACTTGATGGCGGGGTGGACTATAATCATGGAGATCTTGATCCAGGGAATCGCAGTAGGGTAATTCAGGGTATTGACACAGGTGATGGAGATAATGACCCTCTTGACAATTTACCTGTTGTTACAGACAGTTATGCAGGACACGGTACAAAAATAGCGGGAGTAATTGGAGCAATTACAAATAATTCTAATCAGGTGTCGGGTATAATGTGGAACTGCAAAATCATGCCGGTTAAAATGGTTAGGAGTGGGAGTATTAAAATTCCACATATCGTAAACTGGCAATGGAGTACCACCGCATTCCCGGCAGACGTTGGTGCCGCATTGGATTATGCTGTTATGAATGATGCTGATATCATCAACTTAAGCTATAGCTTTCCTGACATGGGGTGGCCTTTGAGTGAGGTTATCACTAGAGTTCCCTTTGTAGCCCAAGCTATTGACAATGCCTATAAAAATAATGTAGTGATTACTGCATCGATGGGGAATTATTACGAATCAAATAACAGCGTACGATATCCTGCCGGGTTTGAGGAGCAGGTGATTGCTGTAGGAGCAACAACACAGCAAGGGCAAAAAGCCAGCTTTTCTAATACTGGAGCACATATTAACCTAAGCGCACCGGGCGAAAGTATTTTGACCACCGATAGAGGTGGTGGGACTGCCAGCCCCAACGACACTTCGTTCTCTGCCCCCATAGTGGCGGGAGTGGCCGGTTTGGTGATATCAGAGGCAAAAGACAGGGGATTTAACCTTACCAATGATGATGTTAGAAATATATTGGAATTAACAGCAACGGATGTTAGTGCTGTTGGCTTCGATGAGGACACAGGACATGGCATAGTAAATGCCAGAGCTGCTTTGGAGTTAATCGATCAGCCTAATACGGTCATACATGGAGAATCGGTGGGAGGAACTTCCGTTTTGAACCAGGCATTAAGTCAATGGGTAGTGACGAGTGGACGATGGGGGATCGCCGCAGGAACTTATTTTCAAGTGGATAGATATAAAATCACCAAGCACGTGTCTTTTGATATCCCATTTTGTGATGTCCCCCAAGTCTGGATGCGGGATCGGCAAACTAGAGGGCGAAGCTATGCCAATCCCAACAATGGAAGGCCCTTCTCTATTATTTCAAATGTAACGAAAGAGGGTTTCGATGTAGAATATGCTGCATATTATGTTAGGCATAACGCATCGGGACAAACATTGAATACGTGGATACCAAATGCCCCCGCGCAGACAAAGCTGGCCTATACAGCTGTAGGCGAACCAAATCCTGCGGCAGCTGCAGGCCCAATATCAGGCCCCGACCTCCTCTGCTCTACCGGTTCTTATACCCTTCAAAACCTTCCTACAGGAAGTTCCGCCACTTGGTCTGTTACTCCATCCGGGCAGTTTACAGGTTCGACTTCGGGCAGCGGAACTACTGCTACACTTAGTCCTAGTGGAACTGCGGCAGCGCAGGCTACCCTCACGTATGCCATTACGACTGCCTGGGAAATGTTCAGGTGA
- a CDS encoding T9SS type A sorting domain-containing protein produces the protein MPPTPVVLANVPPNRFTVSLTPPANQGVISYNWYVGGILQSGEHNATIRIPWARPFCGNSYLVAVETVNACGTSAKRTVTLFDPPCFAGYSLRISPNPATSEAEIAVLGIPAESRDNGLQQEQLIEGETGELVLYDRLGNQLYQQQLKGGKTTINVSSLKPGTYMVKYYSQGGVLEGKLLKP, from the coding sequence ATGCCGCCCACCCCTGTGGTTTTGGCGAACGTTCCCCCGAATCGATTCACCGTCTCCCTGACTCCTCCGGCCAACCAAGGAGTGATCTCCTACAATTGGTATGTGGGCGGGATCCTGCAATCCGGTGAACACAACGCAACCATCAGGATTCCATGGGCTCGCCCTTTCTGTGGAAACTCCTACTTGGTAGCAGTGGAAACGGTGAATGCTTGTGGCACCTCCGCCAAGCGGACGGTTACACTCTTTGACCCTCCCTGTTTTGCGGGCTATAGCCTGAGGATATCACCGAATCCGGCTACCTCTGAGGCTGAAATTGCCGTTCTGGGTATTCCTGCCGAGTCAAGGGACAACGGATTACAGCAGGAGCAGTTGATAGAAGGGGAAACGGGTGAGCTAGTTCTATATGATCGGCTGGGCAATCAGCTTTATCAGCAGCAGCTTAAGGGCGGCAAGACTACCATAAATGTCAGCAGTCTCAAGCCGGGTACCTACATGGTTAAGTATTATTCACAGGGAGGTGTTCTGGAAGGTAAGCTACTTAAGCCATAA
- a CDS encoding exonuclease domain-containing protein has translation MDNHFFVIDVETANLDNSSICQIGLAEFQDTTLISTWESLVNPDQFFDPYLSKIHGITADQVLKSPRFSDLSGHIAKKTKGKRLFHHMPFDKNAINRACERHNALRWEAKWMDSARLVRRAWREFAHTGYALGKITKHLGIKYQAHHALYDAIATGQVINAAILHSAIPLSEWDERILQSINSFQSSGKAANYKMQGNPNGLLYGESVVFTGTLSQPRSMYAQFASEAGCRVQDGITKETTILVVGWQDSYRLAGYEKSSKHRRAEKLAEAGHGIRILSEEDFLAITAE, from the coding sequence ATGGACAATCACTTTTTCGTAATTGATGTTGAAACTGCCAATCTAGATAATTCGAGTATTTGTCAAATTGGGCTGGCTGAATTTCAAGATACCACGTTAATTTCTACATGGGAATCACTTGTAAACCCTGATCAGTTCTTTGATCCCTATTTAAGCAAAATACATGGAATTACGGCTGATCAGGTTTTGAAAAGCCCTAGATTCTCGGATCTGTCAGGACATATAGCAAAAAAAACAAAAGGAAAAAGATTGTTTCACCACATGCCTTTTGATAAAAACGCGATTAATAGAGCTTGTGAGCGACACAATGCTTTAAGATGGGAAGCAAAATGGATGGACTCTGCAAGGTTAGTGAGAAGAGCATGGAGGGAATTTGCCCATACCGGTTATGCTCTTGGGAAAATCACCAAGCATCTAGGGATTAAATATCAAGCTCATCATGCACTATATGATGCAATCGCTACAGGTCAAGTAATAAATGCTGCAATACTTCATTCGGCTATCCCACTATCCGAATGGGATGAAAGAATCCTTCAATCTATTAATTCCTTTCAATCTTCTGGCAAGGCCGCTAATTATAAAATGCAGGGAAATCCAAACGGCTTATTATATGGAGAATCAGTCGTATTCACAGGAACATTAAGTCAACCCAGATCTATGTATGCCCAGTTTGCTTCAGAGGCGGGTTGCAGGGTTCAGGATGGAATAACAAAGGAAACAACAATATTGGTAGTGGGTTGGCAGGATTCTTACAGATTAGCTGGATATGAAAAAAGTTCTAAACATCGAAGGGCAGAAAAACTAGCCGAGGCAGGTCATGGAATCCGTATCCTCAGTGAAGAGGATTTTCTTGCAATTACAGCAGAATGA
- a CDS encoding tellurite resistance TerB C-terminal domain-containing protein, whose product MKAFFTSLVLLLILSVNIKSFAFEIYEVTSDVFVRSGIGTSNEPLGVAKAGAQVNVLDKSNPNWYKIEFEDKVGYISSKFVKLVEPIIADSVEEVPIVDVEEQKSYPFAGVLILFFALFIIIEISRRYRKKRIASSIQKFQGAHPELFQEPKNIKVANDNRGQIKRLTTQKGANPVTLITDKRKTSGETIFGLKDKPIQTVHSDKKPNVITQAPYWPDRDVFNLNVIDKATNEQKLFYQYFKEKFKANSFLDLNGNNNYAFVLLHDLLAEYENHQNIGLLETQLFNLGAYYSKTKSYAIGYLKSIKREIDGASNEEISSELIASQNFSLEDSKEDESIIDVTMGPFTADLIPQKSDPIPVPTWAHQYVYSKSDLNSANSEQKIFYNHFKQKFLNGTSLDIMGNTNYAFVLLFDLLDEYRNHLNINLLDSQINSLGNSYYKTRSYGIRFLNDIKKELGIQSGFAGNFTNQKIEIKPADEVFYDSEPDYVYWKVGSKYKEKLGLNDKEVVLLNKLWESTTNFCSIEFCYFQVIQLYLDSIAIFAEQCEKSGSNLENEFLIASDLIARKIFRYRKGSANYKMSVKNTSDEFYTTLFKLCENAVREHYGHRRKLSTEIRYSDPLISEQFEAKIAIPFSHVIGELVIKIPEPDEATQKELNALNTSRWKDEFQRICDTFSGNEKKFLEDIKSLGDVNAKNPSIENIFFEASKFMATKDKESSLILYMHYLDHDLKSAKFDNKKLTKTIQKSLFKSQEQLDMFGVIVNDFLKYQNLDKAISAVSELYAIKRKRIKLDRNSIEEVRQQHAGTVQLLNEFLQDEEEDIKMETTDMSSTKEEIEIHITSVKGEVSESPFLEEIELKPIHYSALELFSKNNFSIPVSEIESFAKANGVFRNQLIESINEACYEVLDDILIEEDEDFYIIEAMYFQTITTK is encoded by the coding sequence ATGAAGGCATTTTTTACATCATTAGTTCTTTTACTGATTCTCTCTGTAAATATTAAATCTTTTGCTTTCGAAATATACGAAGTCACCAGTGATGTTTTTGTCAGATCTGGAATTGGTACAAGCAATGAGCCATTAGGTGTAGCAAAGGCGGGAGCTCAGGTAAATGTTTTGGATAAGTCAAATCCAAACTGGTATAAAATTGAATTTGAAGATAAGGTCGGATACATCTCAAGCAAATTTGTGAAATTAGTAGAACCTATAATTGCTGATTCTGTAGAGGAGGTGCCAATTGTAGATGTAGAAGAACAAAAGTCTTATCCTTTTGCCGGAGTTCTTATTTTGTTTTTCGCTCTTTTTATAATCATTGAAATTTCGCGCAGGTATAGAAAAAAAAGGATTGCATCATCCATACAAAAGTTTCAAGGTGCTCACCCTGAATTGTTTCAGGAACCTAAAAATATCAAAGTTGCTAATGATAATCGGGGTCAAATTAAGAGACTTACTACTCAGAAAGGAGCGAATCCAGTTACTTTAATTACTGATAAGAGAAAAACGAGTGGCGAAACTATTTTTGGATTAAAAGATAAGCCGATTCAAACCGTGCATTCAGACAAGAAACCGAACGTAATTACCCAGGCTCCTTATTGGCCAGATAGGGATGTTTTTAATTTGAATGTGATTGATAAGGCAACGAATGAGCAAAAGTTGTTTTATCAGTATTTCAAGGAGAAGTTTAAAGCCAATTCATTTTTGGATTTAAATGGAAATAATAATTACGCATTTGTTTTGCTTCATGATCTACTGGCCGAATATGAGAACCATCAAAATATAGGTCTACTGGAAACCCAGCTGTTTAATTTGGGAGCATATTATAGTAAGACAAAATCCTATGCTATAGGTTACCTAAAAAGCATTAAAAGAGAAATCGATGGTGCCAGTAATGAGGAAATAAGTTCCGAATTGATAGCAAGTCAAAATTTCTCATTAGAGGATAGTAAGGAGGACGAAAGTATTATTGATGTAACCATGGGGCCTTTCACTGCTGACTTAATACCTCAAAAGTCTGACCCTATACCCGTTCCCACATGGGCTCACCAATATGTCTATTCCAAATCAGACCTTAATTCTGCCAACTCAGAGCAAAAGATTTTTTATAATCATTTCAAACAGAAGTTTTTAAATGGTACTTCTCTGGATATCATGGGAAATACCAACTATGCCTTTGTATTGCTTTTTGATCTCTTGGATGAATACAGAAATCACTTAAACATCAACTTGCTGGATTCTCAAATCAATAGTTTGGGTAATAGCTACTATAAGACCAGATCATATGGTATTAGGTTTCTAAATGACATCAAGAAGGAGTTGGGAATACAATCAGGGTTCGCTGGCAATTTTACAAATCAGAAAATAGAAATAAAACCTGCTGACGAAGTCTTTTATGACTCTGAGCCTGACTATGTCTATTGGAAGGTTGGTAGTAAATACAAGGAGAAACTTGGGCTAAATGATAAAGAAGTAGTATTACTCAACAAGCTGTGGGAATCTACCACTAATTTCTGCAGCATTGAATTTTGCTATTTCCAGGTGATACAGCTTTACCTAGATTCTATCGCAATCTTCGCTGAACAATGTGAAAAATCCGGATCCAATTTGGAAAATGAATTTTTAATAGCTTCCGATCTGATTGCCAGGAAGATCTTTAGATATCGAAAAGGTAGCGCGAATTATAAAATGAGTGTAAAAAACACCTCTGATGAATTTTACACCACACTTTTTAAATTATGTGAGAATGCTGTCAGAGAGCATTATGGGCACAGGAGAAAGTTAAGTACAGAAATCCGTTATTCTGATCCTTTGATTAGCGAGCAGTTTGAAGCAAAGATAGCAATTCCTTTTTCGCACGTGATAGGGGAGCTTGTTATTAAGATTCCAGAACCGGATGAAGCAACCCAAAAAGAGCTCAATGCACTCAATACCAGCCGATGGAAAGATGAGTTCCAGAGAATTTGCGATACCTTTTCCGGTAATGAGAAAAAGTTTTTAGAAGATATAAAGAGCCTAGGTGACGTCAATGCGAAGAATCCTTCGATTGAAAATATTTTCTTTGAAGCATCAAAATTCATGGCCACTAAGGACAAAGAATCATCTCTGATCCTATACATGCATTACCTGGACCACGATCTCAAATCTGCCAAATTTGACAATAAAAAACTTACTAAAACTATTCAGAAAAGTCTTTTCAAGTCTCAAGAACAGTTGGACATGTTTGGGGTTATTGTTAACGATTTTTTGAAGTATCAAAACTTGGATAAAGCTATTTCCGCTGTATCGGAACTTTATGCTATAAAAAGAAAAAGAATCAAGCTGGATCGGAATTCAATTGAAGAGGTTAGGCAGCAGCATGCGGGAACGGTGCAGCTGCTCAATGAATTTTTGCAGGATGAGGAAGAAGATATAAAGATGGAAACCACTGATATGAGTTCGACGAAAGAGGAAATAGAAATCCACATTACTTCAGTTAAAGGAGAAGTAAGTGAATCCCCATTCTTGGAAGAAATTGAGCTTAAGCCTATACATTATTCAGCTTTGGAATTATTCTCAAAGAATAATTTTTCAATCCCGGTTAGTGAAATTGAATCTTTTGCGAAAGCAAATGGGGTCTTTCGGAATCAATTAATTGAAAGTATCAATGAGGCTTGCTATGAAGTGCTCGATGATATTTTAATTGAAGAGGATGAAGATTTTTATATTATCGAAGCCATGTATTTTCAAACTATTACAACCAAATAA
- a CDS encoding ATP-binding protein — MNIKPKEATAIINSLIGGVVPKIGVQHITVGRSSEINAMVSALEEVKNGHSIVKFWIGDFGSGKSFMLHLLNTVALKQKFVVANADFTPDNRLYSNDGKGVALYAAIMDNIAIQTKPEGGALPTLLEKWIEQIITKTAEDNAILLTEIRDEKYLGIIQNNIMKTINEITEVGGFDFGTVVMKYYEGYIKDEEGLRRNALKWLKGEYKTKTEARQDLGVREVINDLNYYDMLKNFCKLFVSMGYSGFMINLDEAINLYKISTSTMREKNYEKILTIYNDCFQGKVGNLFINFAGTKEVLENPRRGFFSYDALKTRLSTNKFETAEIRDFAQPVIKLLPLDHNEIFVLLKKLKEIFDFNYKSHIDISDDEIHQFMEELFNQPGASEFLTPREVIRDFLNILNIIRQNPKVDKSKLFGEVEVYDERPDDSALDGIEEL; from the coding sequence ATGAACATTAAGCCAAAAGAAGCCACCGCTATTATCAATTCTCTCATCGGTGGAGTCGTCCCGAAAATAGGCGTTCAACATATTACCGTGGGTAGATCTTCTGAGATCAATGCCATGGTTTCTGCATTGGAAGAAGTGAAAAACGGTCATAGCATAGTCAAATTCTGGATAGGGGACTTTGGTTCCGGAAAATCCTTTATGCTGCATCTTTTGAATACCGTTGCTTTAAAACAAAAATTTGTTGTCGCCAATGCTGACTTTACTCCGGACAATAGGCTGTACTCAAATGACGGAAAGGGAGTTGCCTTATATGCGGCTATTATGGATAACATAGCAATCCAGACCAAGCCAGAGGGTGGAGCATTGCCCACACTTCTGGAAAAATGGATTGAGCAGATCATTACAAAGACCGCTGAAGACAATGCTATCCTTCTTACGGAAATTAGAGATGAAAAGTATTTGGGAATAATTCAGAATAATATCATGAAAACCATCAATGAGATCACTGAAGTTGGTGGTTTTGATTTTGGGACAGTAGTGATGAAGTACTATGAAGGGTATATCAAAGATGAGGAAGGCTTGAGAAGAAATGCTCTCAAATGGCTAAAAGGAGAGTATAAGACCAAGACAGAAGCCCGTCAGGATCTGGGAGTGCGTGAGGTGATCAACGACCTGAACTATTACGATATGCTGAAGAATTTTTGCAAGCTCTTTGTCAGCATGGGATACAGTGGGTTTATGATCAATCTGGATGAGGCGATCAATCTCTATAAAATTTCCACCTCTACCATGAGGGAAAAGAACTACGAGAAGATCCTGACCATTTACAATGACTGTTTTCAAGGAAAGGTGGGTAATCTATTTATCAATTTTGCGGGAACTAAAGAAGTTCTAGAAAACCCGCGAAGGGGCTTCTTTAGCTATGATGCGCTCAAAACAAGGCTGTCAACAAATAAATTTGAAACTGCTGAGATTAGGGATTTTGCTCAGCCTGTTATTAAGCTTCTTCCTTTGGATCACAATGAAATATTTGTATTGCTCAAGAAGCTGAAAGAGATTTTTGATTTTAACTATAAAAGCCATATTGATATATCAGATGACGAGATTCATCAGTTTATGGAAGAATTGTTCAATCAACCTGGTGCTTCTGAATTCCTTACGCCAAGGGAAGTGATCCGTGATTTTTTGAATATTCTCAATATCATCAGGCAAAACCCCAAAGTCGATAAGAGCAAACTTTTTGGCGAAGTGGAAGTGTATGATGAAAGACCTGATGACTCAGCCCTTGATGGGATAGAGGAATTGTAA